In Anaerofustis stercorihominis DSM 17244, the following proteins share a genomic window:
- a CDS encoding BspA family leucine-rich repeat surface protein, which produces MKNKLLLSLIVFTFVFLVSMGITFNNEVYAASDNLTDAQREEFYTYTDCSYSGQDGLSVGIHGNGDDDKSFIYQLNKIGGGGSYTTTAVDSSGNTYTWKDGQPLPNPCPNGEFKGKKVISMNRMFSGLFTVKRLDLSSFDTSQVMDMQNMFSTMDSLTDIDLTGFDTSKVTEMKWMFVACRSLFNLDLSGFNTSNVTDMSNMFDSCEKLSSPDITSFDTSKVRNMSLMFSQTALTDLDLSHFDTSNVRDMSSMFATCEKLTSVNVSDFDTSKVTNMYGMFGECPKLSLVNLMSFDTSNVTDMSFMFYGDGSLKRVDLFNFTLKESVNISSMFEDAGKRIDDKPALGIVKK; this is translated from the coding sequence ATGAAAAATAAATTATTGTTATCCTTAATCGTTTTTACATTCGTTTTTTTAGTCAGTATGGGAATTACTTTTAATAATGAAGTATATGCAGCCTCGGATAATTTGACCGATGCTCAAAGGGAAGAATTTTATACTTATACGGATTGCAGCTACAGCGGGCAGGATGGATTAAGTGTAGGAATTCACGGTAATGGCGATGATGATAAAAGCTTTATATATCAATTAAATAAGATAGGAGGAGGTGGAAGCTATACCACGACTGCTGTAGATTCCTCGGGAAATACTTATACTTGGAAAGACGGACAGCCTCTTCCCAATCCGTGTCCGAACGGTGAGTTTAAAGGGAAAAAAGTCATATCTATGAATAGGATGTTCAGTGGTCTGTTTACTGTTAAAAGACTTGATTTATCTTCTTTTGATACTTCTCAAGTCATGGATATGCAAAATATGTTTTCCACTATGGATTCTTTGACCGATATTGATTTGACGGGTTTTGATACATCTAAAGTTACTGAGATGAAATGGATGTTTGTTGCCTGCCGATCTTTATTTAACTTGGATCTATCCGGTTTTAATACTTCCAATGTTACGGATATGTCAAATATGTTCGATAGTTGTGAGAAGTTATCTTCACCGGATATAACAAGCTTTGATACTTCCAAAGTTAGGAATATGTCGCTTATGTTTTCTCAAACCGCCTTGACCGATTTAGACTTATCGCATTTTGATACTTCAAATGTAAGAGATATGTCAAGCATGTTCGCTACATGCGAAAAGTTAACTTCTGTAAATGTATCTGATTTCGATACCTCCAAAGTTACCAATATGTATGGTATGTTCGGAGAATGCCCAAAGTTATCTTTAGTGAATTTAATGAGCTTTGATACCTCCAATGTTACGGATATGTCTTTTATGTTTTACGGCGACGGTTCTCTAAAGAGAGTTGATTTGTTTAATTTTACATTGAAAGAGAGTGTTAATATATCGAGTATGTTTGAGGATGCCGGCAAGCGGATCGATGATAAACCTGCTTTGGGAATCGTTAAGAAGTAA
- a CDS encoding InlB B-repeat-containing protein — MINLLWESLRSKESETAFNDSTKTGINNDNLMFNIHYSLLYDSNGGRGILNDENSPYMAESKVTVIKNTFTPVKGKEFKEWNTKRDGSGISYKAGDSFYIYDDITLYAQWQDIKRDDDKNSPQNGSSNEDNSDKKIGNSYSSDNKYGSKTNSNTPDTSDNNSLSLWFGLTALMGAGMIITGIYIKKRK, encoded by the coding sequence ATGATAAACCTGCTTTGGGAATCGTTAAGAAGTAAGGAAAGTGAAACTGCTTTTAATGACAGTACTAAAACCGGTATCAACAATGACAATTTGATGTTTAACATTCATTACTCTTTATTATACGACAGTAACGGAGGCCGCGGGATTTTAAATGATGAAAATTCTCCTTATATGGCCGAAAGTAAGGTAACCGTAATAAAAAATACATTTACACCCGTGAAGGGAAAAGAATTTAAGGAATGGAACACAAAAAGAGACGGAAGCGGGATTTCATATAAGGCGGGAGATAGCTTCTATATTTACGATGATATTACTTTATATGCACAGTGGCAGGATATAAAAAGGGACGATGATAAAAACAGTCCGCAGAACGGGAGCTCGAATGAGGATAACTCGGATAAAAAGATAGGTAATAGTTATTCCTCTGATAATAAATATGGGTCGAAAACAAATTCAAATACGCCCGATACGTCTGATAATAACAGCTTAAGCCTGTGGTTTGGATTAACGGCATTAATGGGTGCGGGAATGATAATTACAGGAATATATATAAAGAAAAGAAAATAA
- a CDS encoding MATE family efflux transporter — protein sequence MNILTKSENKEKTKDYLFTNKALFILILPLIVEQFLAILVGMADSIMIASVGEAAVSGVSLVDSLMLLLINIFAALATGGAVVAGQYLGKRDRDNACEASNQLVWFITIIATAVMILVYVLKKFILTTVFGSIDADVMGHANTYLLIVSASIPFIALYNSGAAIFRSMGNSKVSMMVSILMNLINVVGNAILIYGFHFGTAGVAIPTLLSRIVAAIVITILLLNKNVTLHIKKSFKYKPDFHMIKSILYIGVPNGLENSMFQLGKIIVLSLVSTFGTYAIAANAVSNVVAAFQILSGMAVSLAVTTVISRCAGAGEYEQARYYTKKLLKITYVCIALFVGIIVLLLPVIMNAYNLSDMTSNEATKILLFHGCFAMIVWPLAFTLPATLRASGDVKYCMITSISSMWICRIIFSYIFGKYMGFGVFGVWMAMIMDWVIRAIFFIIRYRSPKWEDKQVV from the coding sequence ATGAATATCTTGACAAAATCTGAAAACAAAGAAAAAACCAAGGATTATTTATTTACAAATAAAGCACTTTTTATTTTGATACTGCCGCTTATAGTAGAGCAGTTTCTTGCGATACTGGTAGGTATGGCTGACTCCATAATGATTGCAAGCGTAGGGGAAGCGGCTGTTTCGGGAGTATCTCTCGTGGACAGCTTGATGTTACTTCTTATAAATATTTTTGCGGCTCTTGCAACGGGAGGAGCTGTGGTTGCGGGGCAGTATCTCGGTAAACGAGACAGGGATAATGCCTGCGAGGCTTCTAACCAGCTCGTATGGTTCATTACTATTATAGCCACAGCGGTGATGATTTTGGTATATGTTCTTAAAAAGTTTATACTTACCACTGTTTTCGGGAGCATAGACGCAGATGTAATGGGTCATGCAAACACTTATTTATTAATAGTAAGTGCTTCAATCCCCTTTATCGCACTTTATAATTCCGGAGCGGCGATATTTCGTTCAATGGGTAATTCCAAAGTATCAATGATGGTTTCCATCCTTATGAACCTTATAAACGTTGTAGGGAATGCTATACTCATTTACGGATTTCATTTCGGAACTGCGGGAGTTGCCATACCGACACTCCTTTCAAGGATAGTGGCGGCTATAGTAATTACTATCTTACTGCTTAACAAAAATGTCACACTTCATATCAAGAAGAGTTTTAAATATAAGCCCGACTTTCATATGATAAAAAGTATTTTATATATAGGAGTCCCAAACGGACTTGAGAACAGTATGTTCCAGCTAGGGAAAATCATTGTATTAAGTTTGGTTTCCACATTCGGGACTTATGCAATAGCCGCAAATGCGGTATCGAACGTAGTGGCGGCGTTCCAGATATTATCGGGTATGGCTGTTTCCCTCGCAGTTACCACCGTTATTTCCAGATGTGCGGGTGCGGGGGAATACGAGCAGGCAAGGTATTATACAAAGAAGCTGTTGAAGATAACATATGTATGTATAGCATTGTTTGTTGGTATTATCGTACTCCTTCTTCCCGTAATCATGAATGCGTACAATCTATCGGATATGACATCAAACGAGGCAACTAAGATTTTATTGTTCCATGGATGTTTTGCCATGATAGTATGGCCTTTGGCATTTACTCTTCCCGCAACTTTAAGAGCGTCGGGAGATGTAAAGTACTGCATGATAACTTCCATAAGCTCAATGTGGATATGCAGGATAATTTTCAGCTATATCTTCGGTAAATATATGGGATTTGGAGTGTTCGGTGTTTGGATGGCGATGATAATGGACTGGGTAATAAGGGCGATATTCTTTATTATCAGGTATAGAAGTCCCAAGTGGGAGGATAAACAGGTTGTATAA
- the metF gene encoding methylenetetrahydrofolate reductase [NAD(P)H]: MKITEILKHDKPTLSFEVFPPKNEVNYKDVEKATGEIAKLKPDFMSITYGAGGGTSSYTVNIAKEIQKEYAVPTLSHLTCMCSSKEDIKAQLKLLKDNDIENVLALRGDIPNDKSLMEKSEYTHAVELIRDIKESGDFCIGGACYPDGHVECEHKADDIYFLKEKVDAGLDFLTTQMFFDNNVLYNFLYRIREIGITVPVFAGIMPVTNGKQIKRITELSGTYLPTRFKAIVDKFGDDPAAMKQAGIAYATEQIIDLLANDVRGIHVYSMNKPEIAEGIKNNLSNIL, encoded by the coding sequence ATGAAAATAACAGAAATATTAAAGCATGATAAACCTACTCTTTCTTTCGAAGTATTCCCTCCGAAGAATGAAGTTAATTATAAGGATGTAGAAAAAGCAACAGGGGAAATCGCAAAATTAAAGCCCGATTTCATGAGCATTACATACGGAGCGGGAGGAGGCACCAGTTCGTATACCGTGAACATCGCAAAGGAAATCCAAAAGGAATACGCAGTACCCACACTTTCTCACCTTACATGTATGTGTTCTTCAAAGGAAGATATAAAAGCTCAGCTTAAACTTTTAAAGGATAATGATATTGAAAATGTACTTGCTCTCAGAGGGGATATACCAAATGATAAGTCACTTATGGAAAAATCGGAATATACTCATGCGGTAGAGCTTATAAGAGATATAAAGGAAAGCGGAGATTTTTGTATCGGAGGAGCATGCTATCCCGACGGACACGTGGAGTGTGAACACAAGGCAGACGATATCTACTTTTTAAAAGAAAAGGTAGATGCAGGACTTGATTTCTTGACTACACAGATGTTCTTCGATAATAACGTACTTTATAACTTTTTATACAGGATAAGGGAAATCGGGATAACAGTTCCGGTATTCGCGGGTATAATGCCTGTTACGAACGGGAAACAAATAAAGAGGATAACCGAACTTTCGGGGACTTACCTTCCAACACGTTTTAAAGCCATAGTGGATAAATTCGGTGACGATCCTGCGGCAATGAAACAAGCGGGTATAGCTTACGCAACGGAGCAGATAATAGACCTTCTTGCCAATGATGTGAGAGGGATCCATGTTTACTCCATGAATAAACCGGAGATAGCAGAGGGGATAAAAAATAATCTTTCCAATATTTTATAA
- a CDS encoding vitamin B12 dependent-methionine synthase activation domain-containing protein, with the protein MFNRSETLRYLGYKCEEVDNNTLELMEECEELLKKSANPKSTYKVFDLNRIDDDTLDMEVLKIKSKALCRNLRGCEKVILFAATLGPRVDILLQKYSKLSASRAVVLQASAASMIEVYMDSMEDEIKEKAKKEGLFLRPRFSPGYADLSLEYQRDIFKILDLPRRIGATLMDNLIMAPSKTVTAFIGLSEEDKNVCDYE; encoded by the coding sequence ATGTTCAACAGGAGTGAAACCTTAAGGTATCTCGGGTATAAATGCGAAGAAGTTGATAATAATACTTTAGAGCTTATGGAAGAATGTGAAGAGTTGCTTAAAAAAAGTGCAAATCCGAAAAGTACTTACAAAGTTTTTGATTTAAATAGAATAGATGATGATACTTTGGATATGGAAGTCCTAAAGATAAAAAGCAAAGCCCTTTGCAGAAATTTGAGGGGTTGCGAAAAAGTCATATTATTTGCCGCGACTTTGGGTCCCAGAGTGGATATCCTGCTTCAGAAGTATTCCAAACTTTCGGCGAGTAGAGCCGTAGTTCTTCAAGCCTCTGCCGCAAGTATGATAGAAGTTTATATGGATAGTATGGAAGATGAAATAAAAGAAAAAGCAAAAAAAGAAGGACTTTTCTTAAGACCGAGATTTTCTCCCGGATATGCGGATTTATCCCTCGAATACCAAAGGGATATATTTAAAATCCTTGATTTGCCTAGGAGGATAGGAGCCACTTTGATGGATAACCTTATAATGGCACCGTCAAAGACAGTGACGGCTTTTATTGGTCTTAGCGAAGAAGATAAAAATGTCTGCGATTATGAATAA